The genomic region tattctcTTTTTGCATTACATAGAATATTTTGTACAGTTACAAAACTAAATGTTCCTAagtactataaaaaaaaaaaaaaaatcttcatGCAAAATCCTTCATACAGAAAAgcatggaaaaaaatatagcttATATTTGAAAGGATAATATGctatcaaatattttaaaagtgtATAGGTAAAACTCCTTCCTCTGGTAAATGATAAGAGGAAGAAcggaagataaaaaaaaaaaaaaaaaaaaaaaaaaagttaacaaAAGAGGATTTATATTGAAGACGTGTTCGCATGTTTTAACTGAAACAGGAATACTATATTTAAGCAAAAggggaaaatgaaaaaaataaaattgaacaTAACAAGAGAAGAAGATAATTTACAGAGTAACATTTATTATGTGTGTGAGAGGAACATTCTTATATCACAGCTAAATTTGACTATTAAttttgatgaaaataatgtGGAAGATGAAGAAATAATTGATGAGTATCATACAATAACTAGTACAAAGGATAAGACAAAAATTTCGCAtaatgaggaaaaaaaaaagcagaaatatattaatataaaaatatcgtATAGTgatgaattaaataatttatatattaacaatgtaataaataatatatatgactatatttttgaaaataaagtaaataattttataataaataaaaaccaTAGCtggtttatatttataaatatatatatatatgagtataccccatatatatatgaacatatatgtaatgtaATAAATGTTCACCTATCTCTTTTGTTAATTCCATTTTGTTTCTATGATTTTGAGTACAAGTGGTACAGATGTAttgaaaattatgaagaattattaaaattattaacaagcAATAATGATGTAAAACAGGTTGAAAACAAACTTTTCAAATATGATATGCATGAAGCAACCGAATTGGGTATTCCCCCAAAAGAAGGCGCTAAGGGAAAGACCATAAAGGGAAACGTGATACAGGATGACGGGCTAATAGGAGATAGGATGAATTGTGAAAAAGCATCATccaatatattaatattagataaatatgaacaaaataaaaatataatcattAACCAAATAGAAAATAGTAATTTTGACTTATTTGTACAAACTAGAGATAATATGTCAAGGGGATTATTCAAAAGActgttaataaattttattccaATCTTAATAGCAATAAACGTTAATGATG from Plasmodium malariae genome assembly, chromosome: 11 harbors:
- the PmUG01_11037400 gene encoding conserved Plasmodium protein, unknown function is translated as MKKIKLNITREEDNLQSNIYYVCERNILISQLNLTINFDENNVEDEEIIDEYHTITSTKDKTKISHNEEKKKQKYINIKISYSDELNNLYINNVINNIYDYIFENKVNNFIINKNHSWFIFINIYIYEYTPYIYEHICNVINVHLSLLLIPFCFYDFEYKWYRCIENYEELLKLLTSNNDVKQVENKLFKYDMHEATELGIPPKEGAKGKTIKGNVIQDDGLIGDRMNCEKASSNILILDKYEQNKNIIINQIENSNFDLFVQTRDNMSRGLFKRLLINFIPILIAINVNDEFVYVIKFIDYRDFFLNTQNKNDIMYNHIAVKYDFSNFMKCTLYDEMNKYMNDDDKKFELHENYYMLYNANNTTIDENDILMNSKPIIQHYYNFILNYCVNYFTSNFMQ